A window of Phyllobacterium sp. T1293 contains these coding sequences:
- the copD gene encoding copper homeostasis membrane protein CopD, whose amino-acid sequence MEPETALILCRLIRNLSAMFLWGAFAYLTVLVPQALRFDIGQRLRTARLSAIILAIVSTFLALPFQTGAIGQGWSDAVDLSTIRDVLLETSVGNAWFIQAIAATLLTPALVLPAGKAGAVTMVASGLLLISLAFSGHATMQDGWIGLTHRFNDMVHVLSGGAWIGALIPVMLVLGLLRQPGYHQSAQLALMRFSTAGHIAVALVILSGVINTILTLGHVPTDFSSPYQALLALKIILVILLTALAIVNRYVFVPRMRTRNVNSIQAIWYGTLMEIVLGFAVLGLVAWFGMLESV is encoded by the coding sequence ATGGAACCGGAAACTGCGCTCATTCTGTGCAGGCTTATTCGCAACCTATCTGCGATGTTCCTGTGGGGTGCGTTTGCCTATCTGACGGTGCTTGTACCTCAAGCTCTTAGATTCGACATCGGGCAACGCCTTCGCACCGCGCGTCTCAGCGCCATTATTCTGGCTATTGTATCGACATTCCTGGCGCTTCCGTTTCAGACGGGAGCCATCGGGCAGGGTTGGAGCGATGCTGTTGATCTATCGACGATCCGGGACGTTCTGCTCGAAACCAGCGTTGGTAACGCATGGTTCATTCAGGCAATTGCGGCAACGCTGCTCACGCCCGCGCTCGTGCTGCCAGCAGGAAAAGCGGGTGCTGTTACGATGGTTGCGTCTGGATTGCTCCTGATAAGTTTGGCTTTTTCAGGCCACGCAACAATGCAAGATGGTTGGATTGGCTTGACCCATCGTTTCAATGACATGGTGCATGTCCTATCGGGCGGCGCGTGGATCGGAGCGCTGATCCCCGTCATGTTGGTCCTCGGTCTGTTGCGCCAGCCCGGATATCATCAGTCTGCGCAATTGGCATTGATGCGATTTTCCACCGCAGGTCATATTGCTGTTGCGCTTGTGATCTTATCCGGTGTGATCAACACCATTCTTACCCTTGGACATGTTCCAACGGACTTTTCCTCGCCCTATCAGGCATTGCTGGCGTTGAAGATCATTCTTGTAATCCTCCTGACGGCGCTGGCCATTGTAAACCGCTATGTCTTTGTGCCGCGCATGCGAACCCGCAACGTAAATTCGATACAGGCGATATGGTATGGAACGCTTATGGAGATTGTTCTGGGATTTGCCGTGCTCGGGCTTGTGGCATGGTTTGGTATGCTCGAATCCGTGTAA
- the copC gene encoding copper homeostasis periplasmic binding protein CopC, whose amino-acid sequence MSKLTHILTIAAVLSTGIAGEAFAHAHLKSATPAENAVVTTSPTELDLTFSEGLNLKFSSATVTGADKAAVATDKAKLATGDDKTLVIPISKPLSAGGYTVNWQVLSTDGHKTKGSYTFTVKP is encoded by the coding sequence ATGTCCAAGCTAACCCATATTCTCACGATTGCCGCCGTTCTCAGTACAGGCATAGCGGGCGAGGCATTTGCTCACGCACATCTGAAGAGCGCAACACCCGCCGAAAACGCTGTTGTAACCACATCGCCCACTGAGCTTGATCTGACATTTTCCGAAGGGCTTAACCTGAAATTCTCGTCAGCAACCGTGACCGGAGCTGACAAAGCCGCCGTTGCGACTGATAAGGCCAAGCTGGCAACCGGCGACGACAAGACACTTGTGATACCAATCTCCAAACCTCTTTCGGCGGGTGGATACACGGTTAACTGGCAGGTGCTTTCAACCGATGGCCATAAGACAAAGGGCAGCTACACCTTCACCGTTAAGCCCTGA
- a CDS encoding histidine phosphatase family protein, which yields MTKATRLTFVCHGATSATHAGAFPLDEALTPGETQRAAGFAGQLRHAHHFLTSPALRARQTAEALGLEATVDAAMADMDYGRWAGRSLTDIHASDSDNAGNWMTDPDSAPHGGESFNDLLRRVSCWMEAHLDDGGHTIVVSHALVIRAAILYILQAPVSAFWRVDVEPLSFTELRSDGRRWMLRACANLPSPIEGNTT from the coding sequence TTGACAAAAGCCACGCGTTTGACATTTGTTTGTCACGGAGCGACATCGGCGACGCATGCGGGTGCATTTCCGCTTGATGAAGCGCTTACTCCGGGAGAGACACAGCGCGCGGCTGGATTCGCCGGTCAATTGCGCCATGCGCACCATTTTTTGACCAGCCCTGCGCTGCGTGCGCGGCAGACTGCCGAAGCTTTAGGGCTGGAAGCTACAGTCGATGCAGCTATGGCAGATATGGATTATGGACGTTGGGCAGGAAGGTCGCTCACCGATATTCATGCGTCAGATTCTGATAATGCCGGGAACTGGATGACTGATCCCGATTCGGCACCCCATGGGGGTGAGTCCTTCAACGATCTTCTTCGAAGGGTTTCATGCTGGATGGAGGCACATTTGGATGATGGTGGCCATACAATCGTCGTGAGCCATGCCTTGGTTATCCGCGCCGCCATTCTCTATATTTTGCAGGCACCCGTTTCCGCATTCTGGCGTGTTGATGTCGAGCCATTGAGTTTCACCGAACTGCGCAGCGATGGGCGAAGATGGATGTTGCGGGCCTGTGCCAATTTGCCATCGCCTATAGAAGGCAACACGACATGA
- a CDS encoding CbtB domain-containing protein, protein MSDITLAPAAGVTPIPLGEVLPWAIFGGLLLLLAIYFIGAEEGAMSLFSGMYVHEFVHDGRHLLGFPCH, encoded by the coding sequence ATGTCCGATATCACTCTAGCGCCAGCAGCCGGCGTCACACCAATTCCTCTTGGTGAAGTTCTGCCATGGGCCATTTTTGGTGGCCTGCTTCTGCTGCTTGCGATCTATTTTATCGGCGCGGAAGAAGGCGCAATGTCACTCTTCTCGGGGATGTATGTGCATGAATTCGTGCATGATGGCCGCCATCTCCTCGGCTTCCCCTGCCATTAA
- a CDS encoding CbtA family protein — MTRSLLIRGMIAGLLAGLLAFGFARVFGEPQVDHAIAFEEKMSQAAGEVAEPEIVSRETQAGLGLFTGVVVFSTALGGLFSLVFAFAHGRVSSFSPRATAALLALAGYIAIVLVPAIKYPMNPPAVGSPDTIAARTELFFVMLVVSVGALAAATGLASRLRAQHGAWNSALIAGAAYVVFIAIVQYLLPAINEVPEQFSPTVLWNFRVASLGLHVVIWTTIGLVFGVLAERVLASHRPSYRLQTAR; from the coding sequence ATGACTAGAAGTCTTTTGATCCGCGGCATGATCGCGGGTTTGCTGGCTGGTTTGCTGGCCTTTGGTTTTGCCCGGGTTTTCGGTGAACCACAGGTCGATCATGCCATTGCTTTCGAGGAGAAGATGAGCCAGGCCGCCGGTGAAGTCGCCGAACCTGAGATCGTCTCCCGCGAAACGCAGGCCGGTCTTGGCCTTTTCACCGGCGTTGTTGTTTTCAGCACAGCTCTTGGCGGACTGTTTTCTCTGGTCTTCGCTTTTGCCCATGGCCGGGTCAGTTCATTCAGCCCGCGTGCAACGGCCGCCCTGCTCGCCTTGGCCGGTTACATCGCGATTGTGCTGGTGCCCGCCATCAAATATCCCATGAACCCGCCAGCTGTCGGTAGTCCTGATACGATTGCCGCCAGAACGGAACTCTTCTTTGTTATGCTGGTGGTATCTGTCGGCGCCCTTGCGGCAGCTACGGGACTGGCAAGCCGCCTGCGTGCCCAGCATGGTGCGTGGAATTCGGCATTGATTGCCGGTGCCGCCTATGTCGTTTTCATTGCTATCGTGCAGTATCTTCTGCCGGCAATCAACGAAGTTCCTGAACAGTTTTCACCGACCGTTCTATGGAACTTCCGCGTTGCCTCGCTTGGCTTGCATGTGGTCATCTGGACGACCATCGGTCTTGTCTTCGGCGTTCTGGCTGAACGGGTTTTGGCTTCGCACCGTCCAAGCTACCGGTTGCAAACCGCGCGCTGA
- a CDS encoding alpha/beta hydrolase family protein produces the protein MRQLFIALRNGTLVFAAILLGATSASVADENRTRQVNEQLDGLVREPLSLKVTLQDGRQATLDAFVTRPNKSGRFPIALITHGTNGDASDRKLNPNRFSSPAIAFARHGYAAVVVLRQGYGKSTGDNEYVGGTCKSPRHARAGKVARDNLTAALKAIRDQPWASRDQTLLVGMSSGGFGVLATGALNPPGVQAVINFDGGRGAPEKGRFCDQNGLINAVRSYGQTAHIPTLWIYSTNDKSFSPTLGRKMFDSYRQAGGVAEFFQTAAFEDDGHTILISAPESFWWQRVALFLKNNKLSNEELVTLSSANLSPPDNMSLSGYDAFKEYLAMQSYEKAFATNVEGAWGWTTWARTQEEAAKRAITLCQKGRKKNETECTLYAAGNQMAAHEKSH, from the coding sequence ATGCGTCAGCTCTTCATCGCATTGCGCAACGGCACCTTGGTGTTTGCTGCTATTCTGCTTGGCGCAACGTCCGCCAGCGTTGCGGATGAAAATCGAACGCGACAAGTCAATGAGCAACTTGATGGCTTGGTGAGAGAACCTCTTTCGCTGAAGGTGACTTTGCAGGATGGCCGGCAGGCAACTCTCGATGCTTTTGTAACACGCCCGAACAAGTCGGGACGGTTTCCCATTGCCTTGATTACACACGGTACCAACGGAGATGCGAGTGATCGCAAACTTAACCCAAATCGCTTCTCTTCTCCCGCCATCGCATTTGCCCGGCATGGCTATGCCGCCGTTGTCGTTCTGCGGCAGGGATACGGCAAATCAACTGGCGATAATGAATATGTAGGCGGCACCTGCAAGTCCCCAAGGCATGCGAGGGCGGGTAAAGTTGCGCGTGACAATCTCACTGCCGCATTGAAAGCCATTCGGGACCAACCGTGGGCATCACGTGATCAGACACTTCTTGTTGGAATGTCCTCTGGCGGTTTCGGAGTGCTTGCAACGGGTGCCTTGAATCCGCCGGGTGTGCAGGCTGTCATCAACTTTGACGGCGGACGCGGCGCTCCGGAGAAAGGGCGGTTTTGCGACCAGAATGGTCTCATCAATGCGGTCAGATCTTACGGACAAACAGCCCATATCCCAACTCTTTGGATATATTCCACTAATGACAAGTCATTCTCGCCAACTCTTGGCCGGAAAATGTTTGATAGTTACCGGCAAGCAGGTGGTGTGGCGGAGTTTTTTCAAACGGCTGCCTTCGAGGACGATGGCCACACCATTCTGATATCCGCTCCGGAAAGCTTCTGGTGGCAACGGGTCGCTCTCTTCCTGAAGAACAACAAACTTTCCAATGAAGAACTTGTCACTCTATCAAGCGCCAATTTGTCGCCACCGGACAACATGTCCTTGTCGGGATACGATGCATTTAAGGAATATCTGGCGATGCAGTCCTACGAAAAGGCGTTTGCAACAAACGTCGAGGGTGCCTGGGGTTGGACAACATGGGCACGAACCCAGGAAGAGGCCGCAAAGCGAGCAATTACTCTATGTCAGAAGGGTCGGAAAAAGAATGAGACTGAATGCACCTTGTATGCTGCGGGCAACCAAATGGCCGCCCATGAAAAATCTCATTGA